Proteins from a genomic interval of Arachis hypogaea cultivar Tifrunner chromosome 10, arahy.Tifrunner.gnm2.J5K5, whole genome shotgun sequence:
- the LOC140175580 gene encoding uncharacterized protein encodes MRLRASIEDESVKERKEFAQWILDLGDGKLAHSEDGYNMVSIPPELLITNFDDPIHAIVEAIYSDYLNDPTEFRNLHGRAILAPTINVVEQVNDYMLALNENEKKIYLSSDSPSFKEGAADSLASMHTPEFLATIKSPGLPNHELIFRQGCPVMLIRNIDHSAGLCNGTRLVITRLGNKVIEAEVLSGSNIGEKPVFTHGQLYVAVSRVTNKYGLKIVISHDNSNNYTETNNVVYHEVFRNI; translated from the exons ATGAGATTAAGGGCTTCAATAGAAGATGAAAGCGTCAAAGAACGAAAAGAATTTGCACAGTGGATCCTTGATTTAGGAGATGGAAAGCTTGCTCATTCAGAAGATGGATACAACATGGTCTCTATACCACCTGAACTCTTAATTACAAATTTTGATGACCCAATTCATGCAATCGTTGAAGCTATATATAGTGACTACCTAAACGATCCCACAGAGTTCAGGAATTTGCATGGCCGTGCTATTTTGGCTCCAACAATCAACGTTGTTGAACAGGTTAATGATTATATGCTAGCtttaaatgaaaatgaaaaaaaaatttatctcagCTCCGATTCACCCTCCTTTAAAGAAGGAGCAGCAGATAGTCTAGCATCAATGCATACTCCAGAATTTTTGGCAACTATTAAATCTCCCGGACTTCCAAATCATGAGCTGATCTTTAGGCAAGGCTGTCCTGTCATGCTTATTAGAAATATTGATCATTCAGCAGGCCTTTGTAATGGTACTAGATTAGTTATCACAAGGCTTGGCAACAAAGTTATCGAAGCAGAAGTCTTATCAGGATCTAACATTGGTGAAAAG CCAGTATTCACACATGGCCAACTATATGTTGCAGTCTCAAGAGTTACTAACAAATATGGACTGAAGATTGTTATTTCTCATGACAATTCAAATAATTACACTGAAACCAACAATGTTGTTTATCATGAAGTTTTCAGAAATATTTAA
- the LOC112717313 gene encoding uncharacterized protein: MTEANMVGYKLGIVEFESQPSVTNYKQNINLIIQGSEEALCNHSTIENLTNNDKELQSINGQKPSAVNRTQVSNVTFDPSFEFNNGRPGLQPDHRMSYLSNPNLQNYNIERQNESYAEENQGEPDQQHDIHNDSEPIPHGYLDLGDPNFKCRHCGAEFCSGNKTNQWNLEIISDVIEMLDQHNVLAKSFRMVRDVIRTNPQTNVRLRLIGKRGKDGRRYNLPSVDEVAGLVVGDFDSNTKERDIIVETKSGQLQRISELNPSYLGLQYPLLFPYGEDGWRENILLNKLPKNSTQESSYVSIRDFFAFRIQHRSSREGVLLYSRRLFQQFLVDAFSMVEAVRLKYVYSKQRQFRAEIYKGLKDAIMNGETEASSLGKRIVLPATFTGGPRYMIQNYQDAMAICRSIGYPDLFITVTCNPQWEELKRYCKENNLKPEDRPDMVCRLFKAKLDILIKDIQKNRIFGTSRAVIYTIEFQKRGLPRAHILLFLAQEHKFPGPDDIDNIISAEIPDQTLDPEYYQAVKAFMMHGPCGIANKNSPCMENGVCTRHFPKKFVEFTTIDQNGYPLYRRRNDGHTIEVSGIHLDNRYVVPHNKFLLMKYGAHINVEWCNQSRSIKYLFKYVNKGSDRVTASFYSTSTLPNSNSIIDEVKMYYDCRYISPCESAWRIFAFDIHYRRPSVERLSFHLPDEQPVIFEDQDNLQRTVDKATIKESMFIAWFQANTDYEAARQLTYNNFPTEFVWKRSLRIWEPRKTNTVIGRLFFIPPSAGELYYLRMLLNIVKGPRSYEELRSFNGVVYPTFRDACYARGLLDDDQEYIDAIEEASHWGSGYYLRKLFATLLWSNSMTRPEVVWQRCWTLLSDGILHSHITMFNLPDLVLSDDELSELTLIEIEQILNSNGKTLREYATMPFPNMDNIHSMRRGSLQNKLILDELRYDRVMLAEQHKQFLSQMTIEQKYVYDQILQAVNSDCGKVFFLYGYGGTGKTFVWNTISAALRSKGQIVLTVASSGIASLLLPGGRTAHSRFAIPLTPDEYSTCNIKQGSPLAELILATKLIIWDEAPMMIKFCFEALDRTMRDLLQHTNHSSLRLPFGGKTVVFGGDFRQILPVITKGSRQDIVNASINSSYL; encoded by the exons ATGACTGAAGCTAACATGGTTGGCTATAAACTTGGTATAGTAGAATTTGAATCTCAACCAAGTGTTACTAACTATAAACAGAATATTAATCTGATCATACAAG GTTCAGAAGAAGCTCTTTGTAACCATTCAACTATTGAAAATCTGACCAACAATGACAAAGAGCTTCAATCGATTAATGGACAAAAGCCTTCTGCAGTAAATCGAACACAAGTATCGAATGTCACATTTGATCCATCATTTGAATTCAATAATGGAAGACCTGGGCTTCAACCAG ATCATAGAATGAGTTATTTATCAAACCCCAATCTACAGAACTACAATATTGAGAGGCAAAATGAATCATATGCAGAAGAGAATCAAG gagaACCAGACCAGCAGCACGATATTCATAATGACTCAGAACCAATCCCACACG GTTATCTAGACCTTGGAGATCCGAATTTCAAATGCCGACATTGTGGAGCTGAGTTTTG CTCTGGCAACAAAACCAACCAATGGAATTTGGAGATCATATCTGATGTTATTGAAATGCTGGATCAACATAACGTTCTTGCAAAAAGTTTTCGCATGGTAAGAGACGTAATCAGAACTAATCCACAAACTAATGTTCGTTTACGTCTTATTGGGAAAAGGGGCAAAGATGGAAGGCGATATAATCTACCATCTGTTGATGAGGTTGCAGGTTTAGTTGTTGGAGATTTTGATTCAAATACAAAAGAAAGAGATATTATTGTCGAAACAAAATCTGGCCAACTTCAACGAATTTCAGAACTCAACCCATCATATTTAGGATTACAATATCCTTTACTATTCCCTTATGGTGAAGACGGCTGGAGAGAAAACATCCTTTTAAACAAATTGCCGAAAAATTCTACACAGGAAAGCTCCTACGTTAGCATAAGGGATTTTTTTGCATTTAGAATTCAGCATAGATCAAGTCGTGAAGGTGTTTTGTTGTATTCTCGACGACTTTTTCAACAGTTTTTAGTTGATGCATTCTCAATGGTTGAAGCGGTTAGACTTAAATATGTATACTCAAAGCAAAGACAATTCAGAGCTGAAATCTATAAAGGTCTAAAAGATGCAATTATGAACGGTGAAACTGAGGCATCATCACTAGGCAAGCGCATTGTTTTACCTGCAACATTCACAGGGGGACCACGATATATGATTCAGAATTACCAAGATGCAATGGCAATTTGTAGATCAATTGGTTATCCAGATTTATTTATAACAGTAACTTGCAACCCACAATGGGAAGAATTGAAGCGTTATTGTAAGGAAAATAATTTAAAACCTGAAGATAGACCAGACATGGTTTGCAGATTATTCAAGGCAAAGTTGGACATACTCATCAAAGATATCCAAAAGAATAGAATTTTTGGTACATCAAGGGCAG TTATATATACTATTGAGTTTCAGAAGCGTGGATTACCCCGTGCACACATACTACTATTTCTTGCACAAGAGCATAAATTCCCTGGTCCTGATGACATAGACAATATTATCTCAGCAGAAATTCCAGATCAGACTCTGGATCCAGAATACTATCAGGCAGTTAAGGCTTTTATGATGCATGGACCCTGtggaattgcaaacaaaaattcacCTTGCATGGAGAACGGTGTTTGCACCCGACATTTTCCTAAAAAATTCGTAGAGTTTACCACCATCGATCAAAATGGATATCCACTTTATAGACGTCGAAATGACGGTCATACCATTGAGGTTTCAGGTATTCATTTGGATAATCGGTATGTTGTGCCACATAATAAGTTCTTATTAATGAAGTATGGTGCCCATATCAATGTTGAATGGTGCAATCAATCAAGATCAATAAAGTATCTTTTTAAGTATGTTAACAAGGGAAGTGATCGAGTCACAGCTTCTTTTTATTCAACTTCAACGCTTCCCAATTCTAATTCAATCATAGATGAAGTGAAAATGTATTATGATTGTCGGTATATCTCTCCATGTGAATCTGCTTGGAGAATATTTGCATTTGATATTCACTATAGAAGACCTTCAGTTGAACGGTTAAGCTTTCACTTGCCCGATGAACAACCAGTTATCTTTGAAGATCAAGACAATTTGCAAAGAACTGTTGATAAAGCAACAATTAAAGAATCCATGTTCATAGCTTGGTTTCAAGCAAACACAGACTATGAGGCAGCTAGACAATTAACTTATAACAATTTTCCAACTGAATTTGTTTGGAAACGCAGCCTGAGAATATGGGAGCCAAGGAAAACAAACACTGTTATTGGTAGATTATTCTTTATCCCTCCATCTGCAGGTGAATTATACTATTTAAGAATGTTACTCAACATTGTTAAAGGGCCAAGAAGCTATGAAGAACTTCGGTCTTTCAATGGTGTTGTTTATCCTAcgttcagagatgcatgttacgCGCGTGGGTTACTTGATGATGATCAAGAATACATTGATGCTATTGAAGAAGCCAGTCATTGGGGTTCTGGATATTATCTGAGAAAGCTGTTTGCAACTCTTTTGTGGTCAAATTCAATGACTCGGCCTGAAGTAGTTTGGCAGAGATGTTGGACTTTACTTTCAGATGGGATACTACATAGTCATATAACTATGTTCAATTTACCCG ATTTGGTTTTATCAGACGATGAATTATCAGAACTTACTCTAATAGAGATTGAACAAATACTTAACAGCAATGGCAAAACACTTCGAGAATATGCAACAATGCCATTTCCCAACATGGATAACATCCACAGCATGAGACGTGGCTCTTTGCAAAACAAATTAATATTAGATGAACTCCGCTATGATCGAGTTATGTTGGCTGAGCAACACAAGCAATTTTTATCACAAATGACAATAGAACAAAAATATGTATATGACCAAATCCTTCAAGCTGTCAATTCAGATTGTGGTAAAGTTTTCTTCTTATATGGGTACGGAGGTACAGGAAAGACTTTCGTTTGGAATACTATCTCAGCTGCTCTTAGATCAAAGGGTCAAATTGTCTTAACAGTTGCTTCAAGTGGAATAGCTTCACTCTTGCTACCTGGAGGAAGAACAGCTCATTCCAGGTTTGCAATCCCCCTAACTCCTGATGAATATTCCACCTGTAATATAAAACAAGGAAGCCCACTAGCTGAGTTAATTTTGGCAACCAAACTTATTATTTGGGATGAAGCACCAATGATGATTAAGTTTTGCTTTGAAGCACTAGATCGAACTATGAGAGACTTGCTTCAGCACACAAATCATTCAAGTTTACGGTTGCCATTTGGGGGAAAAACAGTCGTCTTTGGTGGTGATTTTAGGCAAATCCTCCCAGTGATAACAAAGGGATCTAGACAAGATATTGTTAATGCATCGATTAATTCCTCTTATCTATAG